In one window of Leptospira bourretii DNA:
- a CDS encoding LIC_12337 family protein: MKKILYILIFFGLSFQLSDFNKLTRLDRKEQLTHLFSQAIQLGVGSEKLWSATSADSWGFVRQSATWARGNSGIIDSLILALKNAGYFNNSAPRNDVLNNVNLSGFGSATLTIKISQTISGIASTAFTGTKTFNHFFEIKKTGASTPSLQLFFDDPETTLGNDGALIYYRLVDFGNPQFATVGDVITESYTGNESIYGTKLQTYTWRNGPENAAWISKVGRVILTEVDSGKQLCFRSTVKMNFSKLEALNPAIVTLKNACTTTQGAGDSVYYVLAYMQKFDSPFLTTAKATITKTTAKPTTICAIPETPSTPGVRLSYGIFDINGYVTDQLLANQVPVGYPSPTQGGADFMSVDEAFTRTFVPAGALSGQVNVQTYEVSDKTFLDSIDSAAGNLVFKTVP; the protein is encoded by the coding sequence ATGAAAAAGATCCTCTACATCTTAATTTTTTTTGGGCTAAGCTTTCAACTTTCCGACTTTAACAAACTGACTCGTTTGGATCGAAAAGAACAATTGACCCATCTTTTTAGCCAAGCAATCCAACTAGGTGTCGGCTCAGAAAAACTTTGGTCAGCAACAAGTGCCGACAGTTGGGGTTTTGTTCGCCAATCGGCAACCTGGGCCCGAGGGAATTCGGGAATCATTGATTCTCTCATCCTTGCTCTAAAAAATGCAGGTTACTTCAATAATTCTGCTCCGCGTAATGATGTCTTAAACAACGTCAACTTAAGCGGATTTGGTTCCGCCACTTTGACGATCAAAATCAGCCAAACTATTTCTGGAATAGCTTCCACTGCATTTACGGGAACCAAAACATTTAATCATTTTTTTGAAATCAAAAAGACTGGCGCGTCTACCCCCTCCTTACAGTTGTTCTTTGATGATCCGGAAACTACCTTAGGAAATGACGGTGCTTTAATTTATTACCGCTTGGTTGATTTCGGTAATCCTCAATTTGCTACAGTTGGAGATGTAATTACAGAAAGTTATACTGGAAATGAATCTATTTACGGAACAAAACTCCAAACATATACCTGGAGAAATGGTCCAGAAAATGCGGCCTGGATCAGTAAAGTAGGCAGAGTCATTCTAACAGAAGTGGATTCGGGAAAACAACTTTGTTTTCGATCTACTGTCAAAATGAATTTTTCCAAATTGGAAGCACTTAACCCAGCCATCGTGACTTTAAAAAATGCATGTACGACAACTCAAGGCGCTGGAGATAGTGTTTATTATGTGTTAGCTTATATGCAAAAATTTGATTCGCCATTTTTAACAACAGCAAAAGCAACCATCACGAAAACAACAGCAAAACCCACAACTATTTGTGCCATTCCCGAAACACCGTCAACCCCTGGAGTTCGTTTATCTTATGGCATTTTTGATATCAATGGTTATGTAACAGACCAATTGTTAGCAAATCAAGTCCCAGTAGGATATCCAAGTCCCACTCAAGGTGGTGCTGATTTTATGTCTGTGGATGAAGCGTTTACAAGAACATTTGTCCCAGCAGGTGCCCTAAGTGGCCAAGTCAATGTCCAAACTTATGAAGTTTCCGATAAAACCTTTTTGGATTCTATTGATTCTGCAGCAGGGAACCTAGTTTTCAAAACCGTTCCTTAA
- a CDS encoding phosphoesterase yields MLFNVPGPIVNTERQTASKPSLWKYRYVLVLASLLGILLFYQLAVVILLRKTILLPSSPFQGSKLVNPYQNWNGEGQEKISLHTHSDEVWFTPERHTVSEIISEYKREGFSNVAITDYGQISETENPEYIRGLEWGQNVKKRHLLAIGIKKSFYDYFPIYAARENLNWVMDRMQKLGGYVIIPHPKLFDSFSREEISSLGGFQAVEVYSPYGDDPKILDSLLSQGRNVHCMASDDLHYFPETSIKRFDQPGWKNAIQTLGNQRGRKGESFLRYIVTEEGTKDQSSVLSALQTGSFYCVKKFFYGADDPKVPKIQVTKDQTIQLNSNERYLEIRFIGQAGEVLQVNPDTSFAEYRFQEKDSYVRLEMIGLTGSILSNAIYRQLL; encoded by the coding sequence ATGCTTTTCAATGTTCCAGGCCCCATCGTCAACACCGAAAGGCAGACGGCGAGTAAACCTTCTTTGTGGAAGTATCGTTATGTTCTTGTTTTGGCCTCTTTACTTGGGATTTTGTTATTCTATCAACTAGCAGTTGTTATACTTCTTAGAAAAACAATCCTTCTCCCTTCTTCACCTTTCCAAGGATCCAAATTAGTCAATCCATACCAAAATTGGAATGGGGAAGGTCAGGAAAAAATATCCTTACATACTCATTCCGATGAAGTTTGGTTCACACCAGAAAGGCATACGGTTTCTGAAATTATCTCAGAATACAAACGGGAAGGATTTTCAAATGTTGCCATCACAGATTATGGCCAAATTTCTGAGACAGAAAATCCAGAATACATTCGGGGCTTGGAATGGGGACAGAATGTAAAAAAACGCCATCTTTTAGCTATTGGTATCAAAAAATCTTTTTATGATTATTTCCCAATTTATGCAGCGAGAGAAAATCTCAATTGGGTGATGGACCGTATGCAAAAGTTAGGTGGATATGTGATCATTCCTCATCCTAAATTATTTGATTCCTTTTCCAGAGAGGAGATCTCTTCTTTGGGAGGTTTTCAAGCTGTGGAAGTTTATTCTCCTTATGGAGATGACCCTAAAATTTTAGATTCTTTGCTTAGCCAAGGACGGAATGTTCATTGTATGGCAAGTGATGACCTGCATTATTTTCCTGAAACCTCAATCAAACGTTTTGACCAACCTGGTTGGAAGAATGCCATCCAAACTTTGGGGAACCAAAGAGGACGTAAAGGGGAAAGTTTTCTTCGGTATATTGTAACTGAAGAAGGAACCAAAGACCAGTCATCCGTTCTATCAGCACTCCAAACAGGTTCTTTTTATTGTGTGAAAAAGTTTTTTTATGGAGCGGACGATCCAAAGGTTCCTAAGATCCAAGTGACAAAGGATCAGACTATCCAATTGAATTCTAACGAACGTTATCTCGAAATCCGTTTTATCGGCCAAGCTGGGGAAGTTTTACAAGTGAATCCGGATACAAGTTTTGCCGAATATCGATTTCAAGAAAAGGATTCCTATGTCAGGTTGGAGATGATCGGCCTCACAGGGTCGATTCTCTCCAACGCAATTTATAGACAGTTGCTTTGA
- a CDS encoding ArnT family glycosyltransferase, with the protein MNTKLEIQFRFDKEEWVFSRETVKFLSVHRTFLILLFVLTVFLFYGNSSPLVDQDEAAYAGFSRTMVESGDYLRMEFPYSTPHRKPPLHFWTSSFFFKLLGVSEWVLRFFPALCILGTSLLTYHLTNTMFGSRTALYAFSILSFSLYFPLNGKIALVDSLLVFFGMSGFVSLYHWIKSNKKRFVFLFWFSVSLGLLVKGPPILIFLGGTCALLLSFNQIRSKIWKLHPFLWLPVATLPLFLWGYFSWQKDNGALIRWMLDWYIFRRATDPVFGQSGPPGTYLMLFVVTLFPWTRIYLSFLYENGWKLFALLKTNGLKIFKNLFPWEWKEMDYTFTPKRFLLLGLVFSWIFYEGLASKLPSYPLSAYPILSILLGDQLSRKHNQIYMYRIYLTVALVMLTIISFVILPKFAEIRQDTKNLAGIINEYVPKEKTLNSFGAHGIPSFAFYYNRPIKEISWTEAQTTKGYLIVSDSDYQLWKGMGVHWEPVGEVFSVYAYDRNKKLNLRLVKTTEP; encoded by the coding sequence ATGAATACAAAATTAGAAATCCAATTCCGCTTTGACAAAGAAGAGTGGGTTTTCTCTCGTGAGACTGTGAAATTCTTATCAGTCCACCGCACTTTCCTCATCCTTCTATTTGTCCTAACCGTATTCTTATTTTATGGGAATTCCTCTCCCTTGGTTGACCAAGACGAAGCAGCTTATGCAGGATTTTCTCGAACGATGGTGGAAAGTGGAGATTATCTCAGGATGGAATTTCCCTACTCTACTCCTCATAGAAAACCACCTCTACATTTTTGGACCTCCTCCTTTTTTTTCAAACTGTTAGGGGTTTCTGAATGGGTTTTACGTTTCTTTCCAGCTCTTTGTATTTTGGGAACAAGTTTGTTAACATATCATCTAACAAACACTATGTTTGGATCAAGGACTGCCTTATACGCCTTTAGTATACTAAGTTTTTCATTATACTTTCCATTGAACGGAAAGATTGCCTTGGTTGATTCTCTTTTAGTATTTTTTGGAATGTCTGGATTTGTATCTCTTTACCATTGGATCAAATCCAATAAAAAAAGATTCGTATTTTTGTTTTGGTTCAGTGTGAGTTTGGGACTTCTTGTCAAAGGGCCCCCCATTCTGATTTTTTTAGGTGGGACTTGCGCTCTCCTTTTGAGCTTCAATCAAATCCGGTCGAAGATTTGGAAACTCCATCCATTTTTATGGTTACCAGTTGCGACACTTCCGCTATTTTTATGGGGATATTTCTCTTGGCAAAAAGACAATGGAGCACTCATCCGATGGATGTTGGATTGGTATATTTTTCGTCGTGCGACTGATCCAGTATTTGGTCAATCAGGTCCACCGGGCACCTATTTGATGTTATTTGTGGTTACACTTTTCCCTTGGACAAGAATTTATCTTTCCTTTCTCTACGAAAATGGATGGAAACTATTTGCCTTACTCAAAACGAACGGATTAAAAATATTCAAAAATCTTTTTCCTTGGGAATGGAAAGAAATGGATTATACATTTACACCAAAACGTTTTTTACTCTTGGGACTTGTTTTTTCTTGGATATTTTATGAAGGTTTGGCAAGTAAACTCCCATCTTATCCACTATCCGCATATCCGATTCTTTCCATTCTACTGGGAGACCAACTTTCAAGAAAACACAACCAAATCTATATGTATCGGATCTACCTAACTGTAGCACTTGTAATGTTAACCATCATATCTTTTGTGATCTTACCTAAGTTTGCTGAAATCAGACAGGATACAAAAAATTTAGCCGGAATCATTAACGAATACGTCCCAAAAGAAAAAACATTAAATTCATTTGGAGCCCATGGAATTCCAAGTTTTGCATTTTACTACAATCGTCCCATCAAAGAAATCAGTTGGACAGAGGCCCAAACGACAAAGGGATATTTGATTGTTTCCGATTCTGATTATCAGCTTTGGAAAGGGATGGGAGTCCACTGGGAACCCGTGGGAGAAGTTTTCTCTGTTTATGCGTATGATCGAAACAAAAAACTAAATCTTAGGTTAGTCAAAACGACAGAACCTTAA
- a CDS encoding thiol-disulfide oxidoreductase DCC family protein, producing MPPEKSKIVFFDGVCHLCMGSVQFLLKNNQKENLYFSAIGSETYHSLFSKEKSSKLPDSILYWKEGTLYLESDAILQLVRELKFPWFILFGFWIIPKMIRNPIYQFIAKRRYVWFGKADACMVPSPNIKKRFLS from the coding sequence ATGCCACCGGAAAAAAGTAAAATTGTTTTCTTTGATGGGGTTTGTCATTTGTGTATGGGATCGGTTCAGTTCCTTTTAAAAAATAACCAAAAAGAAAATTTATACTTTTCTGCGATTGGTTCAGAGACTTACCATTCCTTGTTTTCAAAAGAAAAATCATCAAAACTCCCTGATAGCATTTTGTATTGGAAGGAGGGGACTTTGTATTTAGAATCCGATGCCATTTTGCAATTGGTTCGGGAACTAAAATTCCCTTGGTTTATTTTGTTTGGGTTTTGGATCATCCCAAAAATGATTCGAAATCCTATTTATCAGTTCATAGCCAAACGACGATATGTTTGGTTTGGCAAAGCTGATGCCTGTATGGTTCCCTCACCAAACATAAAAAAACGATTTTTGAGTTAA
- a CDS encoding M3 family metallopeptidase, whose translation MFPEFHSENLPKKESAILEKMESNKSFIQSLLQIDKPTFQNFVKPYQRIQTELGDLVTEISHLNSVKNNEESQTIYSRLLPKLSEYYTDLGQNEDIFSTFLKIQSTESELTKEAKKVLENEIRDFRLSGVGLDTKIKEELKQLLIRLSDLSNQFSQNVLNATNAFSLKLSEEEVKGLPESEKLSAKQEDGSYLFTLHFPSYIAYMTYGENREIRKKLYDGYCTRAPENGKLMEEILELREKEAKLLGFSTFAHLSLATKVADNPEQVIEFIDHLGKKAKPIALQELNEIKNFAKKLGHTDLEPWDLTYYSEKLKKESFSYDEEIYRPYLEKETVIQGTFLFLEKLLGIQFQQVNTSVWEPSVLCYDLIVEGETRSRLYLDLEVRTEKKGGAWMHNWKPHFQDETGKTELPVAFVVASFPKATKTQPSLLRPSDVVTLFHELGHALHHLLSRVKEAFVSGVNGVEWDAVEFPSQFLENFAYEPKVLELFAKHYETKEPIPNSYIETMVKAKNFMSAMGVVRQLEFAKFDMLIHMEKPTETRVQEILDQVRKEFSVVFPPAYNKFQNSFTHIFAGGYAAGYYSYKWAELLSANAYYSFVDRGVFDLDHAAHFRKTVLEKGGSGNAMDLFRDFYGKDPEIDALLRLNGIAA comes from the coding sequence ATGTTTCCTGAATTTCATTCTGAAAATCTTCCTAAAAAAGAATCTGCCATTTTAGAAAAAATGGAGTCTAACAAAAGCTTCATTCAATCTTTATTACAAATAGATAAACCTACATTTCAAAACTTTGTAAAACCTTACCAAAGAATCCAAACAGAACTGGGGGATCTTGTGACAGAGATTTCACATCTCAACTCTGTGAAAAACAACGAAGAAAGCCAAACCATCTACAGCCGGCTATTACCCAAACTCAGCGAATACTATACAGACCTTGGACAAAACGAAGATATCTTTTCTACATTCTTAAAAATCCAATCAACAGAATCAGAATTGACAAAAGAAGCTAAAAAAGTATTAGAAAATGAAATCCGAGACTTTCGATTGTCCGGGGTGGGACTGGATACAAAAATAAAAGAAGAACTCAAACAACTTCTCATTCGATTGTCAGACCTTTCGAACCAATTTTCACAAAATGTTCTCAATGCCACCAATGCATTTTCTCTTAAACTTTCGGAAGAAGAAGTAAAAGGACTTCCCGAAAGTGAAAAATTATCAGCAAAACAAGAGGACGGAAGTTATTTATTTACCCTACACTTCCCATCTTACATTGCTTATATGACTTATGGAGAAAATCGAGAAATTAGAAAAAAACTATACGATGGTTATTGTACTCGTGCTCCAGAAAACGGAAAATTAATGGAAGAAATTTTGGAACTTAGAGAAAAGGAAGCGAAACTTCTTGGTTTTTCCACTTTTGCTCATTTGAGTTTGGCAACCAAAGTGGCGGATAACCCGGAACAAGTCATTGAATTCATAGACCATCTAGGAAAAAAAGCTAAACCTATCGCATTACAAGAACTAAACGAAATTAAAAATTTTGCTAAAAAGTTGGGACATACTGACTTAGAACCTTGGGATCTTACATACTATTCCGAAAAATTAAAAAAAGAATCCTTTTCTTATGATGAAGAAATTTATCGACCTTACCTTGAAAAAGAAACTGTGATCCAAGGAACCTTTTTATTTTTAGAAAAACTTTTAGGCATTCAATTCCAACAAGTGAACACATCCGTTTGGGAACCATCTGTCCTTTGTTATGACCTCATCGTGGAAGGAGAAACTAGATCACGTTTGTATTTGGATCTAGAAGTCCGAACAGAAAAAAAGGGCGGTGCTTGGATGCACAATTGGAAACCTCATTTCCAAGATGAAACAGGAAAAACAGAACTTCCCGTTGCCTTTGTTGTTGCGAGTTTTCCGAAAGCCACAAAGACGCAACCTTCGTTACTTCGGCCCAGTGATGTGGTGACTCTCTTCCATGAACTAGGCCATGCCCTCCACCACCTTCTTTCCCGTGTGAAGGAAGCTTTTGTGAGTGGAGTAAACGGAGTTGAATGGGATGCAGTAGAATTCCCTTCTCAATTTTTAGAGAACTTTGCTTATGAACCTAAAGTTTTGGAACTCTTTGCAAAACACTACGAAACAAAAGAACCAATTCCAAATTCATATATCGAAACTATGGTAAAAGCCAAAAACTTTATGTCGGCCATGGGGGTTGTCAGACAGTTGGAATTTGCAAAGTTTGATATGTTGATTCACATGGAAAAACCAACAGAAACCAGAGTTCAGGAAATTTTAGACCAAGTTCGAAAAGAATTCTCTGTCGTATTCCCTCCTGCTTATAATAAATTCCAAAATTCCTTTACCCATATCTTTGCTGGTGGCTATGCTGCGGGTTATTATTCTTACAAATGGGCAGAACTACTTTCTGCGAACGCCTACTATTCGTTTGTTGATAGAGGGGTCTTCGATTTAGACCATGCGGCGCATTTTAGAAAAACTGTCTTAGAAAAAGGTGGCTCAGGAAATGCAATGGATCTTTTTCGTGATTTTTACGGAAAAGATCCAGAGATTGATGCTTTACTTCGACTCAACGGAATTGCCGCTTAA
- a CDS encoding SCO family protein yields MKKMFILVLFVGFFLVGCGSAFEFTDLPIGGNVDAKDKSGNLVSFRSFPEPVLLVFFGYTYCPDFCPNTLAKIKAAVEPLTEEEKTKFKVVFISVDPVRDSPETTTKYVQFYLPQSVGLSFSADTTNQILKQYAAYVQKTEDGQSIDHSTYIYVLDKNRKTRKLIKSTDSKEVITKSIQKLSGNSVESK; encoded by the coding sequence ATGAAAAAAATGTTTATCTTAGTTTTGTTTGTTGGGTTTTTTTTGGTAGGTTGCGGATCTGCTTTTGAATTTACTGATCTCCCAATCGGTGGGAATGTCGATGCAAAAGATAAATCGGGAAATTTGGTTTCGTTTCGATCTTTCCCCGAACCAGTGTTACTTGTATTTTTTGGGTACACATATTGTCCTGATTTTTGTCCCAATACATTGGCCAAAATTAAAGCCGCAGTAGAACCTCTTACCGAAGAAGAAAAAACAAAATTTAAAGTGGTTTTTATCTCAGTAGATCCAGTGCGTGATTCTCCAGAGACAACTACCAAGTATGTGCAGTTTTATTTACCTCAATCGGTTGGACTTTCTTTTTCTGCAGATACAACAAACCAAATCTTAAAACAATATGCCGCATATGTGCAAAAAACAGAAGATGGCCAAAGTATTGACCATTCCACTTATATTTATGTTTTGGACAAGAATCGGAAGACTCGAAAACTAATCAAGTCCACCGATTCCAAAGAGGTGATCACAAAATCCATACAGAAGTTAAGCGGCAATTCCGTTGAGTCGAAGTAA
- a CDS encoding copper chaperone PCu(A)C, which translates to MLRKLNITNAGFLLLIQVNLFVFCHKPTETIQLWMTPPPEVAKTAAVYGEIRNPFAVDVEIRNILCNDYKIVEFHETSIDNQTQVAKMRKLEYPILLKTNQTIQLMRSGKHLMLYEKIKRSEKMELELEFSNGERRVVIVEERSL; encoded by the coding sequence TTGTTACGAAAGTTAAATATAACAAATGCAGGATTTCTGTTACTAATTCAAGTCAATTTGTTTGTTTTCTGTCACAAACCGACAGAGACCATCCAACTCTGGATGACACCACCGCCAGAAGTAGCAAAAACTGCCGCCGTGTATGGTGAAATTAGAAATCCTTTCGCGGTGGATGTGGAGATTCGAAACATTCTCTGCAATGATTACAAAATTGTTGAATTCCATGAGACCTCCATCGACAACCAAACCCAAGTGGCAAAGATGCGTAAGTTGGAATATCCTATCCTTTTAAAAACAAACCAGACAATCCAATTGATGAGATCTGGTAAACATTTGATGTTATATGAGAAAATAAAACGTTCGGAAAAAATGGAATTAGAACTGGAGTTTTCAAATGGAGAAAGAAGAGTCGTTATAGTAGAAGAGCGTTCTTTATGA
- a CDS encoding alpha/beta hydrolase — protein sequence MRIIIKWVIAITLILSSFLVSTYNWSISEYNYDSSRKFENFDTFYQNELQISAKENTRPNNEELLVRVSEEKTPIAIVYIHGFGASRGEGEEVTNKLSEYFGANTYYLRLPGHGTNAEDHLNTKFQTYLQDAEDSLIYARELGQKTVLIGTSMGGNIASYLAAKHPELVDSLVLASPFYDFDDPTAHIFRFHWGKSFINAIKGEMRISKTDPKDESAKYWYLDQYYGAIQNILDLKRFMDHNNPYPKITAPTLLMYYYKSESEHDFVASVPAMLHVYDLIQSGQNPNPKNKLLKIENGSHVLLSKYVKSDKELIEKELIQFIKDSTGAEEAPKLKKSKR from the coding sequence ATGAGAATAATAATCAAATGGGTGATTGCCATCACTCTCATTCTATCTTCATTCCTCGTATCCACTTACAACTGGTCTATCAGTGAATACAATTATGATTCCTCTCGGAAATTCGAAAATTTTGACACCTTTTACCAAAACGAACTGCAGATCAGTGCCAAAGAAAATACAAGACCAAACAACGAAGAACTTCTAGTGCGAGTTTCAGAAGAAAAAACTCCTATTGCCATTGTCTATATTCATGGATTTGGTGCAAGCCGTGGGGAAGGAGAAGAAGTTACAAACAAACTTTCCGAATACTTCGGTGCCAATACCTATTACTTAAGATTACCTGGGCATGGAACAAATGCAGAAGACCACTTAAATACAAAATTTCAAACTTATCTCCAAGATGCCGAAGACAGTTTGATTTACGCAAGAGAGCTCGGACAAAAAACAGTTCTCATTGGAACCAGTATGGGAGGAAACATCGCATCGTATTTAGCAGCGAAACACCCTGAACTTGTGGATTCACTAGTACTTGCTTCTCCATTTTATGATTTTGATGATCCAACTGCACATATATTCAGATTTCATTGGGGAAAATCTTTTATCAATGCCATCAAAGGTGAGATGCGAATTTCCAAAACAGATCCGAAAGATGAATCAGCCAAATATTGGTATCTTGACCAATATTATGGAGCCATTCAAAATATCTTGGATTTAAAACGGTTTATGGATCATAACAATCCATATCCAAAAATTACAGCTCCCACCTTACTTATGTACTACTACAAATCAGAAAGTGAACATGATTTTGTTGCTTCCGTTCCGGCAATGTTACATGTTTATGATTTGATTCAATCGGGACAAAATCCAAACCCAAAAAATAAGCTGTTAAAAATTGAAAACGGTTCGCATGTTTTACTTTCAAAGTATGTAAAATCTGACAAAGAGTTAATTGAAAAGGAACTCATTCAATTCATTAAAGACAGTACGGGAGCGGAAGAAGCTCCAAAACTAAAGAAATCCAAACGATAA
- a CDS encoding hybrid sensor histidine kinase/response regulator, translated as MQTNLEASGMIEFFKVLPNLFSGGVYLTDPKTGQILFSNDFFKNNLGCDKSGEDCLESDLLLWVAEEDKTNFKDHFLSQNKHYDRDTITGDYRFLMPNEVLVRWFQFEKRKVNIPNMDSDLQIVFVRDVTNEKTNEINIVEQIQFFLGLFENASVGMALQDWEGGYFRINPRFTEITGYSFQNLTDLNIKRIKGEPISEEEMEYFGFFKEGAEESRLTRKDGRRISVYRRISAFRNSQGKPDFYYVFLDDVTEKKQLESYQLHSQKMETIGSLATNIAHDLNNYLQPIHVFSQLGEEQIQSGKFDQSRILEYLEKIRMGADNARSMIHRIIKYSKVKDENSATKIEISSVVESSIPLVNAGLPKNVEAQFDFYKSPLYTKLDAVRFSKILCELTSGGLLVWDDRKRGLVRIQTSSADEFKLLVSMEFTGLSLPSLSGLNTLDFVNFGDEEFQWAGMHLINRYVKNWGGEFYIEKPEPMTVLIHIFLPLEEGQIVLGTPPHSHGNNPKDVWSEISKKEIWIVEDDEAASEAICFVLSQKQVVPKVFRSSSMALDGLKDKAPDFILSDYRMREMNGLSLIRKIKKTNPKLSAVLYTGNMDGLDSEELDAEGILVRSKPISVDELYETILLSFGFL; from the coding sequence ATGCAAACGAATCTAGAAGCAAGCGGAATGATAGAATTCTTTAAGGTCTTGCCCAATCTATTTTCCGGTGGGGTCTACTTAACAGATCCAAAAACTGGTCAGATTTTATTTTCAAACGATTTTTTTAAAAACAATTTGGGTTGTGATAAGTCAGGAGAGGACTGTCTGGAGTCGGATTTATTGTTATGGGTTGCCGAAGAAGACAAAACAAACTTTAAAGACCACTTTTTATCTCAAAACAAACATTATGATCGGGACACCATCACAGGAGATTACCGTTTCCTTATGCCGAATGAAGTTCTTGTTCGGTGGTTTCAATTTGAAAAGAGAAAAGTAAACATTCCGAATATGGATTCAGATTTACAAATTGTTTTTGTTCGTGATGTGACCAATGAAAAAACAAATGAAATCAATATTGTAGAGCAAATTCAATTTTTTCTTGGCCTATTTGAAAATGCATCGGTCGGAATGGCCTTACAAGATTGGGAAGGTGGATACTTCCGCATCAATCCAAGGTTTACAGAAATCACCGGTTATAGTTTTCAAAATTTAACAGATTTGAATATCAAACGAATCAAAGGGGAACCTATTTCCGAAGAAGAGATGGAATACTTTGGTTTTTTTAAAGAAGGGGCCGAAGAGTCAAGGTTAACTAGAAAAGACGGACGCCGAATCAGTGTTTATCGGCGAATTAGTGCCTTTCGTAACTCACAAGGCAAGCCTGATTTTTATTATGTATTTTTGGATGATGTGACTGAAAAAAAACAACTTGAATCTTATCAGTTACATTCTCAAAAAATGGAGACCATTGGAAGTTTGGCAACAAACATTGCCCATGACTTAAATAATTACCTCCAACCCATCCATGTTTTTTCTCAGTTAGGGGAAGAACAAATTCAATCAGGAAAATTTGATCAAAGTCGAATTTTGGAATATCTGGAAAAAATCAGAATGGGCGCAGATAACGCGCGTTCAATGATCCACAGGATTATTAAATACTCTAAAGTAAAAGATGAGAACTCTGCGACAAAAATAGAAATTTCATCCGTAGTAGAATCATCCATCCCTTTGGTGAATGCTGGATTGCCAAAAAATGTGGAAGCCCAATTTGATTTTTACAAATCTCCTTTGTATACTAAATTAGATGCAGTTCGGTTTTCTAAAATTCTTTGTGAATTGACTTCGGGTGGACTCCTTGTTTGGGATGATCGAAAAAGAGGGCTTGTTAGGATCCAAACATCCTCAGCAGATGAATTCAAACTATTAGTTTCTATGGAATTTACAGGCCTTTCCTTACCCAGTCTTTCTGGGCTGAATACACTTGATTTTGTCAATTTTGGTGATGAAGAATTCCAGTGGGCAGGAATGCACCTAATCAATCGTTATGTGAAAAACTGGGGTGGTGAGTTCTATATCGAAAAACCTGAACCAATGACAGTCCTCATTCATATTTTTCTTCCTTTGGAAGAAGGACAAATTGTTTTGGGGACTCCACCGCATTCCCACGGAAACAATCCAAAAGATGTATGGTCAGAGATTTCTAAAAAGGAAATTTGGATCGTAGAAGATGACGAGGCAGCAAGTGAAGCAATTTGTTTTGTACTTTCACAGAAACAAGTTGTTCCTAAAGTTTTTCGAAGTTCGTCTATGGCTTTGGATGGACTAAAAGATAAAGCTCCAGATTTTATTTTATCTGATTATCGAATGCGGGAAATGAATGGCCTAAGCCTCATCCGTAAAATTAAAAAAACAAATCCTAAACTTTCTGCAGTTTTATATACAGGAAATATGGATGGACTTGATTCGGAGGAATTGGATGCAGAAGGGATATTGGTCCGATCTAAACCAATATCCGTTGATGAACTTTACGAAACTATTTTGTTATCGTTTGGATTTCTTTAG
- a CDS encoding Sec-independent protein translocase subunit TatA/TatB, whose protein sequence is MPSNPFSFQAPIAFFNLGPWEIALIVFLALLFFGGKRLPSLAKDLGSGIKEFRKSLTGQEDEPSQTSFPQEEPKSASTSASKSGKKKKA, encoded by the coding sequence ATGCCATCCAATCCGTTTTCTTTTCAAGCACCTATTGCTTTTTTTAATTTGGGACCATGGGAGATTGCACTCATCGTCTTCTTAGCGTTACTTTTTTTTGGCGGAAAACGACTCCCGAGCCTTGCCAAAGATTTGGGTTCTGGAATCAAAGAATTTCGGAAATCCTTAACAGGCCAGGAAGACGAGCCATCTCAAACTAGTTTTCCACAAGAAGAACCAAAGTCAGCCTCCACAAGCGCTTCCAAATCCGGAAAAAAGAAAAAAGCATAA